One window of the Corticium candelabrum chromosome 7, ooCorCand1.1, whole genome shotgun sequence genome contains the following:
- the LOC134182001 gene encoding uncharacterized protein LOC134182001 isoform X2, which yields MGVVLVYISGHLAAVECWTSPNMFCQWSFFVVAVALPFTVRHPEVKATWKNVVSRLSFAIPILLNAVRGPHLMSQTNGKDINHIMLLNSNKDEANFSDWINVAVYILVVVLVAAQLKIIRMSQLCAPTVLWFSDLITLFAKPVSIFFGIQTSTVYDTVAIMGCGIPFGIYIILSSYLLWTQENQGAENAVASDAGDKNTTHTNFFFGVQNIQHITVQQYPTYDGTGQRRFTETIDSDQTYLRRRQTEANRSTNTTEMSLQPERISHEDNPLFSIGNRTEEPDNSRWRESWSEDADSISTTGGSHVQEQEECSSDSKRDISNSDQRHTYSDNTRSREAGAPIIGQLRSRPTRVVQPTGAASSSDGNRLLKDIATTTAKTERQNTHKTSKELPQQEDKKLEERVRQLEITENDNKGRLQGLENKTNHLEHTTNRLENKTKHLENRFQNGDRFQSETETLPAGPPVATPVQTTDGASLAPVVFTRQNENTSPSREYQTRSSSSPLDHNYQETDV from the exons AAGTGAAAGCAACGTGGAAGAATGTAGTCTCGAGGCTTTCCTTCGCTATTCCAATTCTTTTAAATGCTGTCAGAGGCCCTCATTTGATGTCTCAAACAAATGGGAAGGACATTAACCACATCATGCTATTGAATAGCAATAAAGACGAAGCCAATTTTtcag ATTGGATCAATGTGGCAGTCTACATTCTAGTAGTTGTATTAGTGGCAGCACAATTAAAAATCATCCGCATGTCACAACTTTGTGCACCTACAGTTCTATGGTTCTCTGATCTCATCACTCTATTTGCCAAACCTGTTTCTATTTTCTTTG GCATTCAAACGAGTACAGTTTATGACACAGTTGCCATCATGGGATGCGGGATTCCTTTTGGAATTTACATCATTCTTTCATCCTATTTGTTGTGGACTCAAGAAAACCAAG GTGCTGAAAACGCTGTAGCAAGTGATGCGGGTGACAAAAACACAACTCATACAAATTTTTTTTTTGGTGTCCAGAATATACAACACATAACTGTACAACAATACCCTACCTATGACGGCACAG GACAAAGACGTTTTACTGAAACAATTGATTCGGATCAGACCTACCTACGaagaagacagacag AAGCAAACAGAAGCACTAACACCACTGAAATGTCACTACAGCCAGAAAGGATCAGTCATGAAGACAACCCACTGTTCTCAATAGGTAACAGAACAGAAGAACCTGACAACAGTCGTTGGAGGGAAAGTTGGAGTGAAGATGCAGATTCTATCAGCACGACTGGTGGCAGCCATGTGCAAGAGCAAGAAGAATGCTCATCAGACTCCAAGAGAGATATAAGCAACTCTGACCAACGACATACCTACAGCGACAATACTCGTAGTCGTGAAGCTGGTGCCCCAATTATAGGTCAGCTCCGATCTCGTCCTACACGGGTAGTTCAACCAACAGGTGCCGCCAGTAGTAGTGATGGTAACAGATTATTAAAGGACATTGCTACAACCACAGCAAAAACTGaaagacaaaacacacataaaaCATCAAAAGAATTGCCCCAGCAGGAAGATAAGAAGTTAGAAGAACGTGTGCGTCAGCTAGAAATTACAGAAAATGATAACAAGGGTAGGCTCCAAGGATTGGAGAACAAGACCAACCATTTGGAGCACACGACCAACCGTTTGGAGAACAAGACCAAACATTTGGAGAACAGGTTTCAAAATGGGGACAGGTTTCAAAGTGAAACTGAGACATTACCAGCTGGTCCTCCAGTAGCAACCCCAGTGCAGACAACCGATGGGGCAAGCTTAGCACCAGTTGTGTTCACTAGGCAAAACGAAAACACAAGTCCGTCTAGAGAATACCAAACTAGGTCTTCATCCTCTCCATTAGATCATAACTACCAAGAGACTGATGTGTGA
- the LOC134182001 gene encoding uncharacterized protein LOC134182001 isoform X1, whose product MGVVLVYISGHLAAVECWTSPNMFCQWSFFVVAVALPFTVRHPEVKATWKNVVSRLSFAIPILLNAVRGPHLMSQTNGKDINHIMLLNSNKDEANFSDWINVAVYILVVVLVAAQLKIIRMSQLCAPTVLWFSDLITLFAKPVSIFFGIQTSTVYDTVAIMGCGIPFGIYIILSSYLLWTQENQGKEGAENAVASDAGDKNTTHTNFFFGVQNIQHITVQQYPTYDGTGQRRFTETIDSDQTYLRRRQTEANRSTNTTEMSLQPERISHEDNPLFSIGNRTEEPDNSRWRESWSEDADSISTTGGSHVQEQEECSSDSKRDISNSDQRHTYSDNTRSREAGAPIIGQLRSRPTRVVQPTGAASSSDGNRLLKDIATTTAKTERQNTHKTSKELPQQEDKKLEERVRQLEITENDNKGRLQGLENKTNHLEHTTNRLENKTKHLENRFQNGDRFQSETETLPAGPPVATPVQTTDGASLAPVVFTRQNENTSPSREYQTRSSSSPLDHNYQETDV is encoded by the exons AAGTGAAAGCAACGTGGAAGAATGTAGTCTCGAGGCTTTCCTTCGCTATTCCAATTCTTTTAAATGCTGTCAGAGGCCCTCATTTGATGTCTCAAACAAATGGGAAGGACATTAACCACATCATGCTATTGAATAGCAATAAAGACGAAGCCAATTTTtcag ATTGGATCAATGTGGCAGTCTACATTCTAGTAGTTGTATTAGTGGCAGCACAATTAAAAATCATCCGCATGTCACAACTTTGTGCACCTACAGTTCTATGGTTCTCTGATCTCATCACTCTATTTGCCAAACCTGTTTCTATTTTCTTTG GCATTCAAACGAGTACAGTTTATGACACAGTTGCCATCATGGGATGCGGGATTCCTTTTGGAATTTACATCATTCTTTCATCCTATTTGTTGTGGACTCAAGAAAACCAAGGTAAAGAAG GTGCTGAAAACGCTGTAGCAAGTGATGCGGGTGACAAAAACACAACTCATACAAATTTTTTTTTTGGTGTCCAGAATATACAACACATAACTGTACAACAATACCCTACCTATGACGGCACAG GACAAAGACGTTTTACTGAAACAATTGATTCGGATCAGACCTACCTACGaagaagacagacag AAGCAAACAGAAGCACTAACACCACTGAAATGTCACTACAGCCAGAAAGGATCAGTCATGAAGACAACCCACTGTTCTCAATAGGTAACAGAACAGAAGAACCTGACAACAGTCGTTGGAGGGAAAGTTGGAGTGAAGATGCAGATTCTATCAGCACGACTGGTGGCAGCCATGTGCAAGAGCAAGAAGAATGCTCATCAGACTCCAAGAGAGATATAAGCAACTCTGACCAACGACATACCTACAGCGACAATACTCGTAGTCGTGAAGCTGGTGCCCCAATTATAGGTCAGCTCCGATCTCGTCCTACACGGGTAGTTCAACCAACAGGTGCCGCCAGTAGTAGTGATGGTAACAGATTATTAAAGGACATTGCTACAACCACAGCAAAAACTGaaagacaaaacacacataaaaCATCAAAAGAATTGCCCCAGCAGGAAGATAAGAAGTTAGAAGAACGTGTGCGTCAGCTAGAAATTACAGAAAATGATAACAAGGGTAGGCTCCAAGGATTGGAGAACAAGACCAACCATTTGGAGCACACGACCAACCGTTTGGAGAACAAGACCAAACATTTGGAGAACAGGTTTCAAAATGGGGACAGGTTTCAAAGTGAAACTGAGACATTACCAGCTGGTCCTCCAGTAGCAACCCCAGTGCAGACAACCGATGGGGCAAGCTTAGCACCAGTTGTGTTCACTAGGCAAAACGAAAACACAAGTCCGTCTAGAGAATACCAAACTAGGTCTTCATCCTCTCCATTAGATCATAACTACCAAGAGACTGATGTGTGA
- the LOC134182001 gene encoding uncharacterized protein LOC134182001 isoform X3: protein MGVVLVYISGHLAAVECWTSPNMFCQWSFFVVAVALPFTVRHPEVKATWKNVVSRLSFAIPILLNAVRGPHLMSQTNGKDINHIMLLNSNKDEANFSGIQTSTVYDTVAIMGCGIPFGIYIILSSYLLWTQENQGKEGAENAVASDAGDKNTTHTNFFFGVQNIQHITVQQYPTYDGTGQRRFTETIDSDQTYLRRRQTEANRSTNTTEMSLQPERISHEDNPLFSIGNRTEEPDNSRWRESWSEDADSISTTGGSHVQEQEECSSDSKRDISNSDQRHTYSDNTRSREAGAPIIGQLRSRPTRVVQPTGAASSSDGNRLLKDIATTTAKTERQNTHKTSKELPQQEDKKLEERVRQLEITENDNKGRLQGLENKTNHLEHTTNRLENKTKHLENRFQNGDRFQSETETLPAGPPVATPVQTTDGASLAPVVFTRQNENTSPSREYQTRSSSSPLDHNYQETDV from the exons AAGTGAAAGCAACGTGGAAGAATGTAGTCTCGAGGCTTTCCTTCGCTATTCCAATTCTTTTAAATGCTGTCAGAGGCCCTCATTTGATGTCTCAAACAAATGGGAAGGACATTAACCACATCATGCTATTGAATAGCAATAAAGACGAAGCCAATTTTtcag GCATTCAAACGAGTACAGTTTATGACACAGTTGCCATCATGGGATGCGGGATTCCTTTTGGAATTTACATCATTCTTTCATCCTATTTGTTGTGGACTCAAGAAAACCAAGGTAAAGAAG GTGCTGAAAACGCTGTAGCAAGTGATGCGGGTGACAAAAACACAACTCATACAAATTTTTTTTTTGGTGTCCAGAATATACAACACATAACTGTACAACAATACCCTACCTATGACGGCACAG GACAAAGACGTTTTACTGAAACAATTGATTCGGATCAGACCTACCTACGaagaagacagacag AAGCAAACAGAAGCACTAACACCACTGAAATGTCACTACAGCCAGAAAGGATCAGTCATGAAGACAACCCACTGTTCTCAATAGGTAACAGAACAGAAGAACCTGACAACAGTCGTTGGAGGGAAAGTTGGAGTGAAGATGCAGATTCTATCAGCACGACTGGTGGCAGCCATGTGCAAGAGCAAGAAGAATGCTCATCAGACTCCAAGAGAGATATAAGCAACTCTGACCAACGACATACCTACAGCGACAATACTCGTAGTCGTGAAGCTGGTGCCCCAATTATAGGTCAGCTCCGATCTCGTCCTACACGGGTAGTTCAACCAACAGGTGCCGCCAGTAGTAGTGATGGTAACAGATTATTAAAGGACATTGCTACAACCACAGCAAAAACTGaaagacaaaacacacataaaaCATCAAAAGAATTGCCCCAGCAGGAAGATAAGAAGTTAGAAGAACGTGTGCGTCAGCTAGAAATTACAGAAAATGATAACAAGGGTAGGCTCCAAGGATTGGAGAACAAGACCAACCATTTGGAGCACACGACCAACCGTTTGGAGAACAAGACCAAACATTTGGAGAACAGGTTTCAAAATGGGGACAGGTTTCAAAGTGAAACTGAGACATTACCAGCTGGTCCTCCAGTAGCAACCCCAGTGCAGACAACCGATGGGGCAAGCTTAGCACCAGTTGTGTTCACTAGGCAAAACGAAAACACAAGTCCGTCTAGAGAATACCAAACTAGGTCTTCATCCTCTCCATTAGATCATAACTACCAAGAGACTGATGTGTGA
- the LOC134182001 gene encoding uncharacterized protein LOC134182001 isoform X4: protein MSQTNGKDINHIMLLNSNKDEANFSDWINVAVYILVVVLVAAQLKIIRMSQLCAPTVLWFSDLITLFAKPVSIFFGIQTSTVYDTVAIMGCGIPFGIYIILSSYLLWTQENQGKEGAENAVASDAGDKNTTHTNFFFGVQNIQHITVQQYPTYDGTGQRRFTETIDSDQTYLRRRQTEANRSTNTTEMSLQPERISHEDNPLFSIGNRTEEPDNSRWRESWSEDADSISTTGGSHVQEQEECSSDSKRDISNSDQRHTYSDNTRSREAGAPIIGQLRSRPTRVVQPTGAASSSDGNRLLKDIATTTAKTERQNTHKTSKELPQQEDKKLEERVRQLEITENDNKGRLQGLENKTNHLEHTTNRLENKTKHLENRFQNGDRFQSETETLPAGPPVATPVQTTDGASLAPVVFTRQNENTSPSREYQTRSSSSPLDHNYQETDV from the exons ATGTCTCAAACAAATGGGAAGGACATTAACCACATCATGCTATTGAATAGCAATAAAGACGAAGCCAATTTTtcag ATTGGATCAATGTGGCAGTCTACATTCTAGTAGTTGTATTAGTGGCAGCACAATTAAAAATCATCCGCATGTCACAACTTTGTGCACCTACAGTTCTATGGTTCTCTGATCTCATCACTCTATTTGCCAAACCTGTTTCTATTTTCTTTG GCATTCAAACGAGTACAGTTTATGACACAGTTGCCATCATGGGATGCGGGATTCCTTTTGGAATTTACATCATTCTTTCATCCTATTTGTTGTGGACTCAAGAAAACCAAGGTAAAGAAG GTGCTGAAAACGCTGTAGCAAGTGATGCGGGTGACAAAAACACAACTCATACAAATTTTTTTTTTGGTGTCCAGAATATACAACACATAACTGTACAACAATACCCTACCTATGACGGCACAG GACAAAGACGTTTTACTGAAACAATTGATTCGGATCAGACCTACCTACGaagaagacagacag AAGCAAACAGAAGCACTAACACCACTGAAATGTCACTACAGCCAGAAAGGATCAGTCATGAAGACAACCCACTGTTCTCAATAGGTAACAGAACAGAAGAACCTGACAACAGTCGTTGGAGGGAAAGTTGGAGTGAAGATGCAGATTCTATCAGCACGACTGGTGGCAGCCATGTGCAAGAGCAAGAAGAATGCTCATCAGACTCCAAGAGAGATATAAGCAACTCTGACCAACGACATACCTACAGCGACAATACTCGTAGTCGTGAAGCTGGTGCCCCAATTATAGGTCAGCTCCGATCTCGTCCTACACGGGTAGTTCAACCAACAGGTGCCGCCAGTAGTAGTGATGGTAACAGATTATTAAAGGACATTGCTACAACCACAGCAAAAACTGaaagacaaaacacacataaaaCATCAAAAGAATTGCCCCAGCAGGAAGATAAGAAGTTAGAAGAACGTGTGCGTCAGCTAGAAATTACAGAAAATGATAACAAGGGTAGGCTCCAAGGATTGGAGAACAAGACCAACCATTTGGAGCACACGACCAACCGTTTGGAGAACAAGACCAAACATTTGGAGAACAGGTTTCAAAATGGGGACAGGTTTCAAAGTGAAACTGAGACATTACCAGCTGGTCCTCCAGTAGCAACCCCAGTGCAGACAACCGATGGGGCAAGCTTAGCACCAGTTGTGTTCACTAGGCAAAACGAAAACACAAGTCCGTCTAGAGAATACCAAACTAGGTCTTCATCCTCTCCATTAGATCATAACTACCAAGAGACTGATGTGTGA